A single Cupriavidus sp. D39 DNA region contains:
- a CDS encoding RecQ family ATP-dependent DNA helicase, whose translation MPAVDTLRINPLAFPRNPYHHLVKHYQDGQLKQGRLNDPELDARLTLEVFRDQHRALQSLNATNPDYLAAWHWLTTIDGPDSGLNAFFITVRRKLRPTSEEAAAAIESLLGRDTCSTHRRHILADAKRDGWALAYAIAWLSVAGGNSVMPPWVRHQFPEAGRLVKLLRDTPCEDPACAWCQERHNAVKELVRWFPALTGFRPEPMDENGRPLQQSIVEAAMRGEHVLGILPTGTGKSICYQIPALSRFEKTGALTVVISPLVALMADQVSGLEAKGITCCAAVNGLLSMPERADVLDRVRLGDIGILIVSPEQLRNRALRKALAQREIGAWVLDEAHCLSKWGHDFRPDYRYVGRFIKERAGQGPVPAVLCLTATAKPDVMNDILEHFREKVGVGLRLFNGGANRDNLEFSVIPTTSEAKLDHISRVLASELSPESKDGAIVYCATRKRTEEVASFLREKDIQAEYFHAGLAPETKKSVQERFIRGDLRVITATNAFGMGIDKPDVRLVVHADIPGSLENYLQEAGRAGRDRSAARCVLLYTTDDVERQFSMSARSRLTRAEIQTVLRSLRSLDRKKRLGGEVIATPGEILAEDQDGKFERDSATDDTRVRTAISWLEEAMLLTREENQVQIFPSSLRVGSSEEAKEKLAAAQLNDTYRQKLMTLVEALLGANADEGISTDELMGISGLSAEKVRAALFDLEHLGIASNDTALTAFVHVAVERSSTKRLEEAQSIERALILLLREAAPDLGKGEWSMLQLRRAAQRLKDEGHPTALPEKVWRLIRSIANDGRTDEGGMGSMLVRRLDAESIGIQLQRSWDSLDKTAELRRTAAERLLTHLLSCTPAAARGTDVLAETTLGKMLSAMQSDLVLRAQVKEPTKLLDRALLWLHEQEIIRLNKGLAVFRPAMTILLDKEKRAFVKADFVPLQIHYDEQVTQIHVMSEYAQRGLQAIADASKLAMEYFSLARNEFLLRWLPGRDKELSRQTTPDSWRRVVEALNNPTQQRIVTDEREQINVLVLAGPGSGKTRVLVHRIAYLVRARRENPHGILALAYNRHAAVEIRKRLSVLIGDDARSVTVLTCHALAMRLVGASFAGQAEKADSDRFREVLQQAIKLLDGSDLPPDEADEQRQRLLAGFRWILVDEYQDIGPEQYALISALAGRTLQDEESKLSIFAVGDDDQNIYAFDGASVEFIRRFADDYQAKPEFLIENYRSTAHIIDAANAVIEPASERMKKAQPITVDRARRRVPPGGEWQSRDPVGQGRVQILPAADSIASQALAAISELKRIASLDRAWSWSNCAVIARGWSYLEPVRAYCEFLGIPVQMADEESTNFWRLRETQAMLAWLRSTPATWSMSLPC comes from the coding sequence ATGCCTGCGGTTGACACGCTGCGAATCAATCCGCTGGCATTCCCTCGCAATCCCTATCACCATCTGGTCAAGCACTACCAGGATGGACAATTGAAGCAGGGCCGGCTTAATGATCCGGAGCTGGATGCGCGTCTAACGCTGGAGGTGTTTCGTGATCAGCACCGGGCCCTGCAGTCGCTCAATGCCACGAATCCGGACTATCTCGCCGCCTGGCACTGGCTGACGACGATCGACGGACCGGATTCCGGACTGAATGCCTTCTTCATCACCGTGCGCCGCAAGCTCAGGCCAACAAGCGAGGAGGCCGCGGCGGCAATCGAGTCCCTGTTGGGACGTGATACGTGCAGTACGCATCGCCGCCATATCCTGGCGGATGCGAAGCGGGATGGCTGGGCGCTCGCCTATGCGATTGCGTGGCTCTCCGTGGCGGGCGGGAATTCCGTGATGCCGCCCTGGGTACGCCACCAGTTTCCTGAGGCGGGGCGGCTGGTCAAGCTGCTCCGGGACACGCCGTGCGAGGATCCCGCATGCGCGTGGTGCCAGGAGCGCCACAACGCGGTCAAGGAGCTGGTTCGCTGGTTTCCGGCGCTTACCGGCTTTCGCCCGGAGCCGATGGACGAGAATGGCAGGCCCTTGCAGCAGAGCATCGTGGAGGCGGCGATGCGCGGCGAGCATGTGCTCGGGATCTTGCCTACTGGCACCGGCAAGTCGATCTGCTACCAGATCCCGGCGCTCTCGCGCTTTGAAAAGACGGGCGCGCTGACGGTAGTCATTTCCCCGCTGGTTGCGTTGATGGCCGACCAGGTTTCCGGCCTGGAAGCAAAAGGCATCACCTGCTGCGCCGCTGTAAACGGCCTGCTTTCCATGCCAGAGAGGGCGGACGTCCTGGACCGGGTTCGACTGGGCGATATCGGCATCCTGATTGTCTCGCCCGAACAACTGCGCAACCGCGCCCTTCGCAAAGCGCTGGCGCAGCGTGAAATTGGCGCCTGGGTCCTGGACGAGGCGCACTGCCTGTCCAAATGGGGTCATGATTTCCGCCCGGACTATCGCTATGTGGGCCGCTTCATCAAGGAGCGGGCCGGCCAAGGCCCGGTACCCGCCGTGCTCTGCCTGACCGCGACGGCGAAGCCGGATGTCATGAATGACATCCTCGAGCACTTTCGCGAGAAAGTGGGCGTCGGCCTCAGGCTGTTCAACGGCGGTGCCAATCGCGACAATCTTGAGTTCTCGGTCATACCCACCACGTCCGAGGCCAAGCTCGATCATATTTCCCGGGTGCTCGCGTCCGAGCTCTCCCCGGAGAGCAAAGATGGCGCGATCGTCTACTGTGCAACCCGGAAAAGAACCGAGGAGGTAGCAAGCTTCCTGCGCGAGAAGGATATCCAGGCCGAGTACTTCCATGCGGGACTTGCGCCGGAAACCAAGAAGAGCGTCCAGGAGCGATTCATCCGTGGCGACCTGCGCGTCATCACGGCCACCAATGCCTTTGGCATGGGCATAGACAAGCCCGACGTCCGGCTGGTAGTCCATGCGGATATCCCGGGTTCGTTGGAGAACTACCTGCAGGAGGCAGGCCGGGCAGGGCGCGACCGCAGCGCGGCCCGGTGCGTGTTGCTCTACACGACGGACGACGTGGAGCGGCAGTTCAGCATGTCTGCCCGTTCCCGGCTGACTCGCGCGGAGATACAAACGGTTCTCCGATCGCTCCGGAGCCTGGATCGCAAGAAGCGCCTGGGCGGCGAGGTCATCGCTACGCCGGGCGAGATACTCGCGGAAGACCAGGACGGAAAATTCGAGCGAGACTCGGCCACCGACGACACGCGCGTGCGCACCGCGATCTCCTGGCTCGAAGAGGCCATGCTGCTGACGCGCGAGGAAAACCAGGTACAGATCTTCCCCTCCTCACTACGTGTGGGCTCTAGCGAGGAAGCCAAAGAGAAGCTGGCCGCAGCGCAATTGAACGACACCTATCGCCAGAAGCTGATGACCCTGGTCGAAGCGTTGCTAGGCGCGAACGCGGACGAGGGCATCTCGACGGACGAGTTGATGGGGATATCGGGCCTCAGTGCCGAAAAGGTGCGCGCCGCGCTCTTCGACCTGGAACACCTTGGTATCGCCAGCAATGACACCGCGTTGACGGCATTCGTTCACGTCGCGGTGGAACGCTCCTCCACCAAGCGGCTGGAAGAAGCCCAGTCCATCGAACGGGCCCTGATCCTGCTGCTGCGCGAAGCGGCACCGGATCTCGGCAAGGGCGAGTGGTCCATGCTGCAGCTACGACGCGCGGCCCAGCGCTTGAAGGACGAGGGCCACCCCACTGCCTTGCCCGAGAAGGTCTGGCGCCTTATCCGGAGCATCGCCAATGATGGCCGCACGGACGAAGGGGGCATGGGTAGCATGCTCGTACGGCGCCTGGATGCGGAGAGCATCGGGATCCAGCTTCAGCGCTCCTGGGACAGCCTGGACAAGACGGCAGAGCTGCGGCGCACCGCAGCCGAACGCCTGCTAACACATCTTCTGTCCTGTACTCCGGCCGCGGCACGCGGCACAGACGTACTTGCAGAGACGACGCTCGGAAAGATGCTATCGGCGATGCAATCCGACCTGGTGCTCCGGGCACAGGTCAAGGAACCAACCAAGCTGCTCGACCGCGCGTTGTTGTGGCTGCACGAGCAGGAAATCATCCGCCTCAACAAAGGCCTCGCGGTGTTCCGGCCCGCCATGACGATTCTGCTCGACAAGGAAAAGCGCGCCTTCGTGAAGGCGGATTTCGTGCCGCTGCAGATCCACTACGACGAACAGGTCACGCAGATTCACGTGATGTCCGAGTACGCCCAGCGCGGGCTGCAGGCCATCGCCGATGCGTCGAAGCTGGCAATGGAATACTTCAGCCTGGCACGGAACGAATTCCTGCTGCGCTGGCTTCCGGGACGCGACAAGGAATTGTCCCGGCAAACCACGCCGGACTCCTGGCGTCGGGTCGTCGAAGCACTCAACAACCCGACCCAGCAACGCATCGTCACCGACGAACGTGAGCAAATCAATGTCCTGGTACTCGCCGGCCCGGGCTCCGGCAAGACTCGCGTGCTGGTACACCGCATTGCCTATCTGGTGCGGGCCAGGCGCGAGAATCCCCACGGCATCCTGGCGCTCGCATACAACCGGCACGCGGCGGTGGAGATCCGAAAGCGCCTGTCGGTCCTGATCGGAGATGATGCCAGGAGCGTTACGGTATTGACCTGCCACGCGCTGGCCATGCGGCTTGTCGGCGCGAGCTTCGCGGGACAGGCCGAGAAGGCCGACAGCGACCGCTTCAGGGAAGTGCTGCAGCAAGCCATCAAGCTGCTCGACGGAAGCGATCTCCCGCCGGACGAGGCCGATGAGCAACGCCAGCGGCTGTTGGCCGGCTTCCGCTGGATCCTTGTCGACGAGTACCAGGACATCGGTCCCGAGCAATATGCACTCATCTCCGCCCTCGCGGGCCGCACGCTCCAGGATGAAGAGAGCAAGCTCAGCATCTTCGCCGTGGGCGACGACGACCAGAACATCTATGCGTTCGATGGCGCCTCGGTCGAGTTCATCCGCCGCTTCGCCGACGACTATCAGGCCAAGCCGGAGTTCTTGATCGAGAATTACCGGTCGACAGCGCACATCATCGACGCGGCCAATGCCGTCATAGAACCGGCATCCGAGCGCATGAAGAAGGCGCAACCCATCACCGTCGACCGCGCCAGGCGGAGGGTTCCGCCCGGCGGTGAGTGGCAGTCTCGCGACCCCGTCGGGCAGGGCCGGGTTCAGATATTGCCCGCCGCCGACTCAATCGCCTCGCAGGCGCTCGCGGCGATCTCGGAACTCAAGCGCATCGCCTCCCTCGACAGAGCGTGGAGCTGGAGCAACTGCGCAGTCATCGCCCGGGGATGGAGCTATCTGGAACCGGTTCGCGCCTACTGCGAGTTCCTGGGTATCCCGGTACAGATGGCCGATGAGGAATCCACGAATTTCTGGCGCTTGCGTGAAACACAGGCGATGCTGGCATGGCTGCGTAGCACCCCGGCAACCTGGTCGATGTCGCTGCCATGCTGA